ACTTCTCCGATGCGCTGACCGCCGTGCCGTTGTGGATCGCGTTCGCGATGAGCCGACGCCCGGCGACGCGCCGGTACACCTACGGATTCGGACGCGTGGAGGATCTGGCGGGCCTGTTCGTGGTGACGGCCATCGCCGTGTCCGCGCTCGTTGCCGCCGTCCAAGCCGTTCGTCGGCTCGTGGACCCGGTGCCGCTGAACCATCTGAGCTGGGTGGTCGCCGCGGGGATCATTGGGTTCATCGGCAACGAGGTCGTGGCGGTGTATCGCATCAGAGTGGGCCGCCGGATCGGATCGGCGGCGATGCGTGCGGACGGAATGCACGCCCGCGCAGACGGTTTGACCTCACTGGCGGTCGTGGCCGGCGCGGTGGGCGTGTGGCTGGGCTTTCCCCTTGCGGACCCGATCGTCGGTTTGGTCATCGCCGGCGCGATCGGGGTCGTGCTGGTCATCGCGACCCGGGATGTATTCGGCCGGTTGTTGGACCGCATCGATCCTGAATATCTGGACACCGCGCGCACCGTGCTGTCGCGGCAGCCGGGCGTGCGGGGAGTGCGGCGCGTCAGGATGCGGTGGATCGGGCATCGACTGGAAGCCGACACCGAGCTCGACGTCGACCCGTCACTGAGCCTGGCCGACGCGCACGCAGTTGCCCATGCCGCGGAACATGAACTGGCACATGCCATTCCGAAGCTCGGCTCGGTGGTCGTACACGCCTATCCGGCTCACGAGCCGGTCAGCAGCTGAACCTCTCGCCGATCTGCGGGGGAGCAGTGGCTGGCTGCAGGCAACCGAACGGTTCGATACCGGCGTCGCTGAACCGGACCGCCGTGTCGTGCGCGCGGTTGGCGCAGTACAGACCGACGGTGTCGACGCGGCACTGGTAGTCGCCAAATCCCAGAGCCCGACCGTAGGGCAGTTCGGGCCCTGTTCCCGCGGTGAACCTGCCCGGATCGCCGCGCACCGACCCGACCTCGACACTCTGCCCGTCGAAGTCGACCCAGCCGCCCTTCCACTCGCCGTATGCGTCCTCCGGCCGCGGCGGTGGGTTGACGAGGTCGACCAGACACGCCAAGGCGCCACCGGCATATTTCGAGTCGGTCATGCAGTTGGTCTTGCCCGATGGTGTGACGAACGCGACGTCCGCGCCGAGATCGGTGGTCACCCCGTCGCGCACCGCGGTGTGGTACTCGGCGGCGTCGGCCGTGTCACCCGCCTCGATCCAGGCGACGACCTCGGCCACCGGCGCGCCGGGGTCCGGCGGTGTGGTGGGTACCGTGCTCGTCGTGGTGGTGGGCGACGACTGCCTGCTGGTGTTGGGCGGTATCGGGGTGATTCGTTCGGCCCCGCCGTCTGTCGAGGATGAGCACCCCGCCACCAGTATCAAGATCGCGATCAGCCCAGCGAGTCGCATACCGGCCAGGCTAGCGGGCCGACTCGCCGATACCGTCCAGGCGCGGCGGCGGGCGGCATTCGCTAACGTCGGGTGATGCACGAACACACGGTCCGCGCGACCATCGCCTCCGGCGTTGTCGAGGGGTTCACCCGCGACGGCGTTAATCGCTGGCGTGCGATCCCGTACGCCAGCCCGCCGGTCGGTCGGTTGCGCCTGCGCGCGCCGCAACCCGTCCAGGCCTGGCCGGGCGTGCGGTACTGCCACGGGATCGGCTACTGCGCACCACAGCAGCGCATGTACACCCTTCTCGCGCCGGGTAAGTACCAGCCGATGAGCGAGGACTGTCTGACGCTCAACGTGGTGGCGCCGAAGACGCTGCCGGATGATCCGTTGCCCGTCATGGTGTTCATCCACGGCGGCGGTTATTTCATGGGCAGCTCGGCGACGCCGATCTACGACGGTGCGGCGTTGGCACGCCAGGGTTGTATCTACGTATCGGTCAACTACCGGCTGGGCCCGCTGGGATGTCTTGACCTGTCGACGCTGTCCAACGGCAGCCACACCTTCGACGACAACCTCTACCTGCGCGACCTCGTGATGGCGCTGCAGTGGGTGCGCGAGAACATCGCGGTCTTCGGCGGCGACCCGGAGAAGGTCACGATCTTCGGCGAGAGTGCCGGTGCCCACGCAGTGGCCACGCTCCTGGCCGTCCCCGCCGCTAAAGGCCTTTTCGCCCAGGCGATTTCCGAAAGTCCGGCCGCCGGAATGGTGCGCACTCCGGACATCGCGGCGGACTACGCGGCCAAGTTCGCCGAGCTGGTCGACCCGAACGAGCCCGACGGCGCGGCAGCCGTGATGTCGGCCCGGCCGACGGAGCTCGTGGCCGCATTCGAACGGCTCATCGTCGCGGGCCAGCGCGAGATGCTCGGCGCGTTCGCGGCCGGCCCCACCAGCGGCAGCGAGTACCTACCGCTGGACCCGGTCGAGGCGATGCGCGAAGGGCACGCCCACCGCGTGCCGCTCATCGTCGGCACCAACGCCGACGAGGCCCGGCTGTTCGGGCGGTTTCTCAAGCTGTTGCCGATGACGGAGCCCATGATCGAGCGACTGCTCTCCGGAACTGAACCCGCTGAACGTGAACGCATTACATCCGCCTACCCCGGATATCCGGACTCGGCGGCGTGCATCCAGTTCGGCGGGGATTTCGCGTTCGGGTCGGCGGCGTGGCAGATCGCGGAGGCGCACAGCAGACACGCGCCGACCTACCTGTATCGCTACGACTATGCGCCCCGGACGTTGCGATGGTCGGGTCTTGGCGCCACGCATGCGACAGAGTTGCTCGCGGTGTTCGATGTGTACCGAACGACTTTCGGGAAGCTGCTCACCGCCGCTGCGGATCGCAAGACGGCACTGCGCGTCAGCGACGACATACAGAAGCGCTGGCGCGCGTTCGCCCAGACCGGGGTACCCGGTACCGAATGGCCTACCTACGCGGAGCCGGATCGGGCGGTGCGGGTTTTCGACAGCCGGCCGCGCGTCGAATTCGATCCACATGCCGATCGTCGCCAGGCGTGGGAGGGCTTCACGCTGGCGGGCCGCTGAATCCGTAGCAGTGGCTGAAATCGCTGCGCATCCAACCGAGAATGTGGTTGCGTGAATCCCGTGGCTCATCCCCTGGATCCGCTCAGCGGCGACGAATTCACGGCGGTCGCGTCGATCTTGCAACGCGAGCACGGTGTCGGCGCCGGAGCCGAAGGGTCGGCGACGTCCGGCCCGGGCTGGCGGTACGCGTCCATCGAATTGATCGAACCCAGCAAGGCCGCCCTGCGCGAGTTCGACAACGGGGGAGCGTCCCCGCCCCGCCGCGCGCGGGTGACCTGTTTCGAACGAGCGGCCAACGCGACCTACAAGAGCACGGTGTCGCTGACCGACGACCGGGTGGAGTCGTTCGAACACATTCCCGGGGTGCAGGCCAACTTCACTGTCGACGAATTCGCCGAGTGCGACCGGCTGCTGCGCACGCACCCCGACGTCGCGGCCGCATTGAAGAAGCGCGGTATCACCGACATGGACCTCGTCTTCTTCGATACCTGGACCTACGGCAATGCGGTCGCGCCCCCGGAGTACCGCGACCGGCGGATCGGCTGGTCGGACACCTGGCTGAGAGATTCGGCAGGCGGCAGCCCCTATGCGAATCTCGTCAGCGGGCTGCATTGCGTCATCGACCTCAACGCGATGGAACTGCTCCGCGTGGAGGACACCGGTGGGGTCGAGAAGCCCGACGTGATGGGCGAATACGTGCCGAGCATGATTCCTGAGGCGGTGCGTTCGGCGTCGCGCAGGGAGCCGCTCAAGCCACTGCACATCGAGCAACCCGAGGGCCCGTCGTTCACCCTTGACGGCAACCTGCTGCAGTGGCAGAACTGGTCGCTTCGTGTCGGCTTCAATCACCGAGAGGGGATGACGCTACACACCGTCCGTTACCGCGACGGCGACCGGGAACGCTCTGTGGCACACCGGATATCGCTTGCCGAGATGATCGTGCCCTACCGCGATTCGTCGGTGGACCACTACCGGCGGACCGCCTTCGACATAGGCGAGTGGGGCCTCGGGTTCATGACCACATCGCTCGAGCTGGGCTGCGACTGCCTCGGCGAGATCCGCTACCTGGACGCGGTGCTGCACAACAGCAGGGGCGAGCCATACACGATCACCAACGCCATCTGCATCCACGAAGAAGACAACGCGGTGCTGTGGAAGCACGTTGACCACAGCATCGGCGCCGAGGTGCGCCGGATGCGCAGGCTCACGGTGTCGTCGCATGTGACCGTCGCCAACTATGAATACCTGATCTACTGGCGGCTCTATCAGGACGGCAACATCGAGTGCGAGATCCGGGCCACCGGAATCATGGTCACCACGCCGGTGGCCCCCGGTCAGCAGCACCCCAACGGCACGCTGGTCGACGAGCGCACCTACGCGCCATATCACCAGCACTTCCTGGTCGCCCGGCTCGACATGGACATCGACGGCACCGACAACACCGTCGTCATGACGGAGTCTCACGCCGAACCGATGGGACCCGACAACCCCTACGGACTCTCACTCGTGACGCGCAGTATCCCGTTGCGCACCGAGAGCCAGGGCAAGCAGGACGTCAACTACGCGACCCAGCGCACGTGGAAGATCGTCAATCCCAACGTCGTCAACGGCATCGGCACGCATCCGTCATACAAGCTCGTACCCAGCGGGGCGATCCCACCGATGTTCGACCCCGACTCCCCGGTGATCGAGCGTGCCAGTGTCATCGGCCATACTCTGTGGGTGACCCCGAATCATCCCGACGAACGTTGGCCTGCTGGCGAATTCGTGAATCAGTCGTCGACGGACACCGGCCTGGCCAAATGGACGCTGGCCAACCGTTCGATCGACAACACCGACGTCGTGATGTGGTACGTGTTCGGTATCCATCACATCACCCGGCCGGAGGATTGGCCGGTGATGCCCGTCGACATCGTGTCCTTCTGGCTCAAGCCGTTCGGATTCTTCGACCGCAATCCATCCCTCGATGTCGTGGGGACCGCGCCCGACATGTGCCACACCTCGTCGACCAGTGCGCACCACTGACGTCATGGAGCGGCCGTCGGATCTGACGGCCGCGTGGCTGAGCGACGCGCTCGACATCCCGGTCACGGATTTCACGTTCGAGCGCATCGGCACCGGGCAGATGAGCGAGTGCTATCGAGTCGAGTTGACCTGCGCGTCCGGGAACGACGGGCCGTCGTCGGTCGTGTTGAAGGTGGCGGCAACCGACCCCGCGAGCAGGCAGACCGGACTGGCACTCGGGCTCTACGAGCGCGAGGTGCGCTTCTACACCGACATCGCGCCCAACCTCGGCGGCGGGCCGGTAGCGATTTGCTATTCCGCCGGCTTCGATCCTGGTACCGGCGCCTTCCACCTGTTGCTCAGTGATGCCGCGCCCGCCGTCGTCGGCGACGAACTGCGCGGCGCGACAATCGAACAGGCGATGCTGGCGCTAGCCGAGCTGGCCCGGCTACACGCACCGGCGTTCGGCGACGCATCGATGGCGCAGGCCGACTGGCTCAACCGCGATGCGCCGATGAACCAGGGGTTGATCGCCACGCTGTATGCCGGATTCCTCGACCGGTACGGCGATCGGATCGCGCCCGAGCATCGTGAGGTGTGCGAGCGCCTCGTCGGCAGCTTCGACGCGTACCTGGAGGCTGAGAGCGCCGCCGACCGGCTGATGGGCCTCGTGCACGGCGACTACCGTTTGGACAACATGCTCTTCGGCCAGCCGGAGGCAGACCGGCCGCTGACGGTCGTGGACTGGCAGACCGTCACCTGGGGCCCGGCCATGACGGACGTCGCCTACTTCCTCGGGTGCGCGCTTCCCAGCGATGTCCGCCGCGAGCACTATGACGCGCTGCTGCGGGCGTACCACGACGCGCTGGGTCCCGACACCCGAGTCAGCCTCGCCGACGTACGTGACGGCGTGCGGCGGCAGAGCTTCTTCGGCGTGATGATGGCGATAGTGAGCTCGATGCTCGTCGCGCAGACGGAACGTGGCGACGAAATGTTCATGACAATGCTGTCGCGGCACGGCGACCACGTGCGCGACACCGGCGCGCTGGATATGCTGCCGGACCCCTCCGAAGGCACTGCGGCGCAACCGCTCACGCCTGATCCCGCCGATGAGCAGGCCCACGCCGCGGGCGCCGAGCCGCTGTGGAGCGAGAGCTGGTACTTCGACTTCGCCGACCCACAGCAGGGCATCGGCGGCTGGGTGCGGCTGGGGCTGATGCCCAACGAGAACACCACCTGGGTGAACGCGCTGTTGTGCGGTCCGGACATGCCGACCGTCGCCCTGCTGGATTTCGAGAACACCGGAGCCATCGACCTGGCCCTGGAGGCGACCGAGCCGCTGCAGACCTACACGGTGACGGTGCGGGGGAGCGCACAGGCGTACGACGATCCGTCCGCGCTCCTACATGGTCAGCCGGGCAGGCCGGTCGAGGCCACGATGGAGTTGATCTGGACGACGGTCGGCGTGCCGTACCAGTACCGGATCACCCCGCGATACGAGATCCCGTGCGCAGTGTCGGGCACGGTGACCGTCGACGGCCGCGAGTACGCGCTGAACGCCGTTCCGGGCCAACGCGATCACTCCTGGGGAGTGCGCGACTGGTGGTCCATGGACTGGGTCTGGAGCGCACTGCATTTCGACGACGGCACCCACGCCCACGGCGTCGATCTGCGGATACCGGGTGCCCCGCCGATCGGCATCGGCTACACCCAACGGCAGGGCGAGCCGCTGATCGAACTGCAGGGCGTCAGTGCGGAGGCGACGTTTGCGGACAACGATCTGCCTGCCACGACCACGATCACGTACACGCCGGGTGACCTCGTCGCGACCATCGACATCCGTGGACACGCGCCGGTTCTGCTGACGTCACCCGACGGGCGGATCAGCCACTTCCCGCGTGCATGGGCAACGGTCACAACCGCCGACGGTCGTAGGGGTGTCGGCTGGGTGGAATGGAACCGCAACCTGCCCAGCGCTTAATCCCGCGAGCGACCGTGTTTGTGCGGCGACACGCCGTGCAATGCGTGCATTTTGAGGTCGCTCGCTGAGCGGGAGCACCCTAGCGCGGCGCGTACATGATGATGCCGACGCCGGCCAGCGCCACCACGGCACCCGTGACGTCCCAGCGGTCGGGGCGGAAGCCGTCGGCGACCATGCCCCACAACAGCGAGCCGGCGATGAATACGCCGCCGTATGCGGCGAGCACTCGTCCGAAATGCGGGTCGGGTTGAAACGCCGCGACGAACCCGTATGCGCCTAATGCGATGACACCGGCACCGATCCACGCCAGGCCGCGATGCTCACGGACGCCCTGCCAGACCAGCCACGCTCCACCGATTTCCAGGACTGCGGCGAGGAGGAACAACGGGATCGATCTCAGCACCATCACGACTCTCAGCCTGTCGCGATTGACCGCAAAATGTACGCAGGACACGGCGCGTCGATGTACAAACACGGTCCTCCCGACTGCGTGTGGGCCCACGCGGTGGGTAGCAGCCTTGTCAAACCAGGTGGGCGCTGTCGTCGTCGAGGTCGTCACGGTTCAGGCCCATCGGCGTTGCCGCGGGCACATCGCCGGCGGCGACCACTTTCCGGGTGATGGGCGTCAGGCCGCGGAACAGTGCCTCGACCTCGTCGTCGGTGAGCGCGTCGAGTGCGGTGAGCGCCAGTGTGTCGGTGTTGTCCTCGATGCGCTGTTTGAGTTGGCGACCCTGCGCGGTGAGCTCGTCGTGGTCGTCGAGGAGCCCGCGCCGCAACAATCTGTCGCGATGATGGGCCCATTGATCGTCGTCGTAGTCGCGGCTACGCATGATCATGTCCTTCGGTACCCGGCCGGCCATCGCGTGCAGGACGTTGCAGTCGCGGCCGGAGACGCCGAGCGACGTCAACACCGCAACATGCCCGTCGCCGCGCTGTTCGCGTAGCAGCGTCGCGGCATGCCACAACTTGGCCAGCGGTTCGTCGGGCCAGTCGAGTGCCAGGTTGGCCGCGAACAGCGGACGGCCGTCAAGGGGAGCGCTGCGCGCAGCCTTGGCGGCGAGGTCGGCGACCATGGCCAGATCGTCGTCGGCGCCGACGCCGTAGCGGCGCAGCGCGTCGACCGCCGATTGTTCGCGCGCCCGCAGGGCGTCGGCCGGCGGAGCGACCTCCCACCCCGCGGGCAACGCCTTCGCCACGCGTTGCGGAGCGAAGTTGTAGAAGATCGCCGTCACCACGTCGGCGGGCACCACACCGAGCGGCGCCGAGCGAGCGGCGAAGTACCCCATCCAGAAGCCCCGATATCCGAGCCCATCGAGGGCGGCGCGAGCTTCCGGCGCGAAGTACGTCACGGCGTGTACCGGTTCGATTCGGTCGAAGAAGCGCCGCGCGAGCCTGGGGTCCCTGTCCATGACCCCAGTTAACCATTAGGCCTCTGTCTGGCCCGGGGGCGAAAACTCTTCGGTCACAGCGGATGCCGCCTCGTCGATGATCGCCCGCATGGCACGTTCGGCGGCGGCCTCGTCACGTAGCCTGATGGCACGCGCGACCTCGTCGTGCAGCGCGATGGCGGCGGGGTTCGGGATGTCGGGCATCATGCCGTGGTGGGTCCGGCCGGTGAGCACCTCAGCGACCACACCGTTCAGGGCGCGGAACATCTCGTTGCCACTGGCCTCGAGCATCGTCTGGTGGAAGATCTTGTCGGCCAACAGGTATGCGTCGAGGTCCCCAGACCGTCCATGCACCACCATGTCCGAGACTGCGGCCGCCATGATGCGGCACTGATGAGGGTCGGCTCGCCGCGCGGCGAGCGCCGCCGCCGCGGGTTCGAAGCCTCGCCTCAACTCCGAGAGTGACAGCAGCTGTGCGGCCTGGTCGCCCGACTCGAGCCGCCACCGAATCACGATGGGGTCGAAGACGTTCCATTTGCTCGCGGGCTGAATCGTGATGCCCACCCGGCGGCGGGACTCCACCATGCCCATGGACTCGAGTACCCGAACCGCTTCGCGCACGACGCTGCGGGAGACACCGTGCTGCGCGCTCAAGCCGTCCAGCGTGATGACCTGACCGGCCGAATATTCACCAGACACGATCGCGGTGCCCAGAGCGGAGAGCAAACCCCCGTGCAGAGCGCCGACGATTGGTTGAGACACCACCTATACATCTTGTCATAGACTTTGCTGACGTTATTAAAAACATACGATTGCGAAAGATACTTGCAATCGTATGATCATTGAGGCATGCTGTGTGACGTCAAGCACAACGGGGTAGGTGGAGAAGATGGCGTCACCAATCGTCGCAATGGGCGTCTCGGGTTCGGGTAAATCAACTGTTGGAGCGGCGCTGGCGCAGCGCCTTCGGGTGCCGTTCGCCGATGCCGACGACTTCCATCCGCCGGCCAACATCGCAAAGATGACCGCCGGTGAAGCGCTGAATGACGACGACCGGTTTCCCTGGCTGGAAGCCATCGGGGAGTGGCTGGCCGAGCGCTGCGACTCCGGCGGTGTGATGAGCTGTTCAGCCCTCAAGCACAAATACCGCGACCAGCTCCGCCGCCACTGCCCTAATGTCGAGTTTCTCCATCTGAGCGGCACACCCGAGGTCATCGCCAAGCGCCAGGCCAGCCGGCCCGGCCACTTCATGCCTGCTTCGCTGCTGGCCTCGCAGTTCGAAACGCTCGAGCCTCTCGGCGATGACGAACGCGGCCTAGCCATCGACGTCGACCAGAGCATCGACACCATCGTCGACACCTACGTCTCTCAAACCGCAACGCGCACAACCGAACAGGAGTTCTAGTGGAAGCGATCGAACCGGCATACGGCACCGCCACGCTCTTAATCATTGCCGCGGTGGCAGTCGCCGTCCTGCTGTTCCTGATCATGAAGGTGAAGCTGCACGCGTTTGTGTCGCTCGTGTTGGTGAGTGTGCTGACCGCACTGGCTGCCGGTATCCCCGTCGGCGACGTGCCCGACGCGCTGTCGTTCGGCTTCTCCAACACCCTTGGCTCGGTGGCCCTTCTGGTCGGCTTCGGCGTCATGATCGGCCGGCTCCTCGAAGTCACCGGCGGCGCACAGGTTCTCGCCGACACACTGATCGGCAGGTTCGGTGAGAAGCGTGCACCGTTCGCACTCGGCATCGCCGCGCTGATCTTCGGCTTCCCGATATTCTTCGATGCCGGTCTCGTGGTCTTCCTGCCGATCATCATGACGGTCGCGCGGCGCTTCGGCGGCTCGCTGCTGCTGTATGCCTTCCCCGCCGCCGGCGCCTTCGCCGCCATGCACGCGATAGTTCCGCCCCATCCAGGACCGGTCGCCGCGGCGGAAGCCCTCGAAGCCAACATCGGGCTGACGTTGCTCGTCGGAACGCCCATCGCCATCGCATCCTGGTATATCGGCGCCTATCTAGTCTCCCAATTCATCGGACGCCGTGTACATGTCGACATCCCCGAGGCACTGTTCGGTCCGATGAACGGCGGCCGCGAAATCGCCACGGATACCGATGCCGACGGGGACAGCGACGGCGTCAGCGTTGGTGCGGGTACAGGTCAGACGGTAACTCAGGCACCCGCCCGTAAGGCGCCGGCCTTCGGGACAGTGCTCGGCATATTGCTCCTGCCGTTCTTCTTGATCTCGTTCAACACCGTGCTCAAGACCCTGACAACCGCAGGAGTGATCGAGGAAGGTACGGCTTGGGCCGAGTACCTGATGCTGCTCGGGAACACGCCTGTCGCATTGCTCATCACGGTGCTCGTGGCCACGTTGGTGCTGGGCTTGCGCGGCCGGTCGATGGCCGCGGTGAGCGATATTTTCGACAACGCCCTCGGTCCGATCTGCACCGTCATCCTGATCACCGGCGCCGGCGGCATGTTCGGTGGCGTGCTGCGGCTGAGCGGCATCGGAGATGCGCTGAGCAGCTCACTCTCGAATCTGGGGATGTCCCTGATATTCCAGGCGTTCATCATCGCCACGTTGCTTCGCGTCGCCCAGGGCTCGGCGACCGTCGCGATCACGACGACGGCAGGCCTTCTTGGCGCCGCGGCAGCTGAGGCGAGCTTAGGCAGCTTTCATCTCACGCTCTTGGTGGTCGCCATCGCTGCGGGAGCCACCGTCCTCTCGCACGTCAACGATTCGGGTTTCTGGCTGGTGAGTCGCTTCTTCGGGATGGACGTGAAGACGACGCTGAAAACGTGGACGGTGATGGAGACGACGCTCGGCGTCACCGCCTTTGTGATTGCCCTGGCGCTGTGGGTCCTCACCTGACCCGAAGCGACGTCAGGCCTTGAGGACCTGAGTTCCGCCAGCGAGCTCGTCGTGCTTGCCCTGCTTGGTCGGGCTGCCGTTGATGGTCACCGCGATGATGATGATCGCGACGACTCCCAGCAGACCGCCGACGAAAGGAATGATCGGCAGCAGCGTCCACGAGTTGCGGATCGCCGACTGCGCGGGCGTCGGCTTGGGTGCGCCCCCCGGACCGTGGACGCTGAGGCCGAGCAGCTTCTTGCCGGGTGTCGCTCCGATGGAGACCTCGAACGCGACGAAGTACACGAAGGTGAGCACGCCGGTGAACAGCCCCGTCGCCCAGAAATTCGACAAGGTGTCGGTGAGGAAAATCAGCGCATAGCTGACGATGGCGACCAGGATGCCGTCGATGACTCGGGCGAGCCAGCGCCATAGCAATCCACCGGGCTGCTGACCCCCGACGGGTGGGTAGGCGCCTTGCTGACCGAATTGGCCCGGCTGAGGGTTGTAGTCAGGTGATGTCATCTCGCACTCCTCGCGTCCGCTGCGCGGAAGGCGAATCCAACCGCGGGGATGGTGGAGTCAATCTACAACTGAATGTCGCGCGAACGCGCCTGTTCAGCGCACGATGATCATGAATTCAGACGCTTGCGTTCCTGCTTGATCTGCTTCCGCGCCTGCTTGACCTGTTTGCGGCCCTGCTTGCGTGCCGTGTCGGCGAGACCCGTTGCGCGATCGCGTGCGGTTTCAGCCAATTCCGGCGCACGGTCGCGGGCGACCTCTGCCAATTCCCAGCCGCGATCACGCGCGACATCGGCAATCTCAGCGCTGCGCCTGCGCGCCAGGTCCGCGAACTCAGGTCCCCGCTCGCGGGCAACGTCGGCGATCTCGGCGCTGCGCCTGCGCGCCAGCTCGGCGAACTCGGGTGCACGCTCGCGAG
The sequence above is drawn from the Mycobacterium gallinarum genome and encodes:
- a CDS encoding GntP family permease yields the protein MEAIEPAYGTATLLIIAAVAVAVLLFLIMKVKLHAFVSLVLVSVLTALAAGIPVGDVPDALSFGFSNTLGSVALLVGFGVMIGRLLEVTGGAQVLADTLIGRFGEKRAPFALGIAALIFGFPIFFDAGLVVFLPIIMTVARRFGGSLLLYAFPAAGAFAAMHAIVPPHPGPVAAAEALEANIGLTLLVGTPIAIASWYIGAYLVSQFIGRRVHVDIPEALFGPMNGGREIATDTDADGDSDGVSVGAGTGQTVTQAPARKAPAFGTVLGILLLPFFLISFNTVLKTLTTAGVIEEGTAWAEYLMLLGNTPVALLITVLVATLVLGLRGRSMAAVSDIFDNALGPICTVILITGAGGMFGGVLRLSGIGDALSSSLSNLGMSLIFQAFIIATLLRVAQGSATVAITTTAGLLGAAAAEASLGSFHLTLLVVAIAAGATVLSHVNDSGFWLVSRFFGMDVKTTLKTWTVMETTLGVTAFVIALALWVLT
- a CDS encoding RDD family protein; the protein is MTSPDYNPQPGQFGQQGAYPPVGGQQPGGLLWRWLARVIDGILVAIVSYALIFLTDTLSNFWATGLFTGVLTFVYFVAFEVSIGATPGKKLLGLSVHGPGGAPKPTPAQSAIRNSWTLLPIIPFVGGLLGVVAIIIIAVTINGSPTKQGKHDELAGGTQVLKA